A stretch of the Kroppenstedtia eburnea genome encodes the following:
- the zapA gene encoding cell division protein ZapA, which yields MSKHRHSVEIYGQMYHIVGKASSGYVREVARHVDEKMRNIADSNPRLDTTRLAVLSAVNITDTYMKLKQEHEEILHLIEDDQP from the coding sequence ATGAGCAAGCACAGACACAGTGTCGAGATTTACGGTCAGATGTACCATATCGTGGGCAAGGCCAGTTCGGGATACGTACGGGAAGTGGCCCGACATGTGGATGAGAAGATGAGGAACATCGCCGACAGCAATCCCCGTCTGGACACCACCAGACTGGCGGTGCTGTCGGCCGTGAATATCACCGATACCTACATGAAACTGAAACAGGAGCATGAAGAGATCCTGCATTTAATCGAAGATGATCAACCCTAA
- a CDS encoding CvpA family protein — translation MNLLDGLILLLLIGGLFSGYKKGLIKGTVSLIGMLAAVVVAWKFSPDLGPALMEIIPLPETVSDSSLPLFFLEKPIYTALAFVLLFLVTRLLFSIVANILTAVADLPVLAQINGLGGALVGFLKALLLIFVVVNLLHILPWDTGQEAVTGSSISRGILQLTPDFSGESVHTTRS, via the coding sequence ATGAATTTGTTGGATGGGCTGATCCTCTTGTTGTTGATCGGAGGACTTTTTTCCGGGTACAAGAAGGGATTGATCAAGGGGACGGTGTCCCTGATCGGGATGCTGGCCGCCGTGGTTGTCGCTTGGAAGTTCAGCCCGGACCTGGGTCCGGCGCTTATGGAAATCATCCCTTTGCCGGAGACGGTGAGCGACAGCAGTCTGCCCCTGTTTTTTCTGGAAAAACCGATCTATACGGCTTTGGCGTTTGTGTTATTGTTTCTGGTCACCAGACTGCTCTTCTCCATTGTGGCCAACATCCTGACTGCAGTGGCGGATTTGCCCGTGTTGGCGCAGATCAATGGATTGGGTGGTGCTTTGGTGGGTTTTCTCAAGGCCCTGTTGCTTATTTTTGTGGTAGTCAATCTGCTTCACATTCTTCCTTGGGACACGGGTCAGGAAGCGGTGACCGGATCTTCTATCAGTCGGGGGATATTACAGTTAACCCCCGACTTCTCCGGGGAATCCGTCCATACCACCCGGTCATGA
- the sleB gene encoding spore cortex-lytic enzyme has translation MKKTMLLLCACMLIFVAGSVATVTKAEAAFGKSELKVGAAGGDVYELQGRLKYLGFYTGKIDGRLGWRTYRAVRLFQYQFGLEVDGLVGSRTKRKLVEASKEWAPGVSNRIFKKGDRGGYVWELQRRLQFIGYYSGKIDGKFGWQTDRAVRDFQYRFGLRVDGRVGSKTKLKLWKATRRWSPQAGKAPQRKAKVTGLTRMKPMTQVPKYTSGLSKYDIDVIAKAVHAEARGESYTGKVAVASVILNRLESEQFPDSPSAIVYQPLAFEAVADGQINMRPDMGARKAVYDAINGWDPSGGALYYFNPVKATSRWIWGRPQIKRIGQHIFTR, from the coding sequence ATGAAAAAAACAATGCTGTTACTATGTGCCTGTATGCTCATCTTTGTGGCCGGTTCGGTCGCCACTGTCACCAAGGCGGAAGCTGCCTTTGGCAAGAGCGAGTTGAAGGTGGGGGCGGCCGGCGGCGACGTGTATGAGTTACAGGGTCGGTTGAAGTATCTCGGCTTTTATACCGGAAAGATCGATGGACGCCTGGGTTGGCGAACCTATCGCGCCGTCCGTCTGTTTCAGTACCAATTTGGACTGGAAGTGGATGGGTTGGTCGGTTCCCGCACCAAAAGGAAACTGGTGGAAGCTTCAAAGGAATGGGCACCTGGTGTTTCCAACCGGATCTTCAAGAAAGGGGATCGCGGAGGCTATGTGTGGGAATTGCAGCGGAGACTCCAGTTTATCGGGTATTATTCGGGAAAGATCGACGGGAAGTTCGGATGGCAAACCGACCGGGCCGTTCGGGATTTCCAGTATCGATTTGGCTTGAGAGTGGATGGACGGGTGGGCTCCAAAACAAAGCTGAAACTGTGGAAGGCCACCCGCCGGTGGAGTCCCCAGGCAGGCAAGGCCCCGCAAAGGAAAGCCAAAGTCACGGGGTTGACCCGGATGAAACCCATGACCCAGGTGCCGAAATATACGTCAGGGCTGTCCAAATATGATATCGACGTCATCGCAAAAGCGGTTCACGCAGAAGCCAGGGGGGAAAGCTATACCGGCAAAGTGGCGGTGGCGTCAGTCATTCTGAATCGCTTGGAAAGCGAGCAGTTTCCCGACTCTCCTTCGGCAATTGTATATCAACCCCTCGCCTTTGAAGCGGTGGCAGATGGTCAGATCAATATGCGGCCGGATATGGGGGCGAGAAAGGCGGTATACGATGCGATCAACGGTTGGGATCCCAGCGGGGGCGCCCTCTACTATTTCAACCCCGTCAAAGCCACCTCCAGATGGATCTGGGGAAGACCTCAGATCAAACGGATCGGTCAGCATATCTTCACCAGATAA
- a CDS encoding endonuclease MutS2 — translation MDPQMLRTLEYDRIIDQLIQQATSETGKKAAAGLQPSPRGDEVQRMLQSTAEAIDLLRLKGNLSLEAVSDIHPALQRARIGGLLTSVELLRVAGTAGAEETVCSVLEGMDPDETPLPLLRELSGQLKETRILARTIRGAIDEDGAVTDDASPELGRIRRNIRQLQGAIRTTLDEFLRHSQYQKMLQDPIITQRNDRYVIPVKQEYRGAVRGIVHDQSASGQTLFIEPQAVVNQNNRLRELELEEEREVERILGELTAEVADKADDLESNLSVLTQLDLILAKARLGKRMKGIVPGVNMDGFIRLKRARHPLIPMKEAVPNDVELGREQRAIVITGPNTGGKTVTLKTVGLLALMAQSGLPIPAEEESDLAIFTGVYADIGDEQSIEQNLSTFSSHMTNIVHILDSMDENSLVLLDELGAGTDPTEGAALAISVLERVLEQGCRVVATTHYNELKLYAHAREGVINASVEFDVESLSPTYRLLTGVPGRSNAFEISRRLGLPEEVIQAAKSQLSSEENRLEEMIGALSEDRRRAEKERREAEALRQQAEALLQDLKLKMESWDREKERIRESARREAKTIVSRAKREADAVLEQLRRWARERPGELKEHRLIEAKKRLEDAEPETPTAQSVDRESTRQIRVGDEVLVRTLGQKGQVIDQLGEREFQVQVGIMKMKVGREQLEWKGSPPQESPDKGGTSYRRRSDQVRPELDLRGRMVEEAIPEIDKYLDDALLTGFDHVSLIHGKGTGALRTGVRKFLDQHPRVKSYRSGGQGEGGLGVTVVELS, via the coding sequence ATGGACCCGCAAATGCTTCGTACCTTGGAATATGATCGGATCATCGATCAATTGATTCAACAAGCCACATCGGAAACGGGAAAAAAAGCTGCTGCCGGTCTGCAACCATCCCCCCGGGGGGATGAAGTGCAGCGGATGCTGCAGTCGACAGCCGAAGCGATCGACTTGCTCCGGTTGAAGGGGAACCTGTCCTTGGAGGCCGTCTCCGACATCCATCCCGCACTGCAAAGAGCACGGATCGGCGGTTTATTGACATCAGTGGAGCTCCTTCGGGTGGCGGGGACTGCCGGAGCGGAAGAGACGGTTTGTTCGGTGTTGGAAGGGATGGATCCGGACGAAACCCCCTTGCCGCTTCTGCGGGAATTATCCGGACAATTGAAGGAAACCCGGATTCTGGCCCGGACCATTCGGGGTGCCATCGATGAAGACGGGGCAGTCACCGACGATGCCAGTCCGGAACTGGGTCGGATCCGCCGCAACATCCGGCAGCTTCAGGGGGCGATCCGGACCACTCTGGATGAATTTTTGCGTCACTCTCAATATCAAAAAATGCTGCAGGACCCGATTATCACCCAGCGGAACGACCGCTATGTGATTCCGGTCAAACAGGAGTACCGGGGAGCCGTCCGGGGCATCGTTCACGATCAGTCGGCATCGGGACAAACCTTGTTTATTGAGCCCCAGGCAGTGGTCAATCAGAACAACCGGTTAAGGGAATTGGAACTGGAAGAAGAGCGGGAAGTGGAGCGGATTCTCGGAGAGTTGACTGCGGAAGTTGCGGACAAGGCGGATGACCTGGAAAGCAACCTCTCCGTTCTCACCCAATTGGATTTGATCTTGGCCAAGGCCCGTCTCGGAAAAAGGATGAAAGGGATCGTCCCCGGGGTGAACATGGACGGCTTCATCCGTCTGAAGAGAGCCAGACATCCTCTGATTCCCATGAAGGAGGCGGTTCCCAACGATGTGGAATTGGGCCGGGAACAGCGGGCGATTGTGATCACCGGGCCCAATACAGGGGGAAAGACCGTCACCTTGAAAACGGTGGGTCTGCTCGCATTGATGGCTCAGTCGGGCTTGCCGATCCCGGCGGAAGAAGAAAGTGATCTGGCCATCTTCACCGGAGTCTATGCCGATATCGGGGATGAGCAGAGCATCGAGCAAAACCTGAGCACCTTCTCCTCCCACATGACCAACATCGTCCACATCTTGGATTCGATGGACGAAAACAGTCTGGTGTTGCTGGATGAATTGGGCGCAGGGACGGACCCCACTGAAGGAGCGGCACTGGCCATCTCCGTCCTGGAACGGGTTTTGGAGCAAGGATGTCGCGTGGTGGCAACCACCCACTATAATGAATTGAAGCTGTATGCCCATGCCCGCGAAGGTGTGATCAATGCCAGTGTGGAATTTGACGTGGAAAGCTTAAGTCCCACCTACCGATTGTTGACGGGAGTTCCGGGGCGGAGCAACGCCTTTGAGATCTCCCGGCGGCTGGGTCTGCCGGAGGAGGTCATCCAAGCGGCGAAATCGCAACTCTCCTCCGAGGAAAACCGTTTGGAAGAGATGATCGGGGCTCTCTCGGAAGACCGCCGCCGAGCGGAAAAAGAGCGGAGAGAGGCGGAGGCTCTGCGACAGCAGGCAGAGGCGCTGCTGCAGGATCTGAAACTGAAAATGGAATCCTGGGATCGGGAAAAAGAGCGAATCCGGGAATCCGCCCGCCGGGAGGCCAAGACCATTGTCTCCCGGGCCAAGCGGGAAGCGGATGCGGTGCTGGAGCAACTTCGCCGCTGGGCCCGGGAACGGCCCGGGGAACTGAAGGAACACCGGTTGATTGAAGCCAAAAAGCGACTGGAGGATGCTGAACCCGAGACCCCGACAGCCCAGAGCGTCGACAGGGAGTCCACGCGGCAGATCCGGGTCGGTGATGAGGTGCTGGTCCGAACACTCGGCCAAAAAGGACAGGTGATCGATCAGCTTGGGGAGCGGGAGTTTCAGGTACAGGTGGGAATCATGAAGATGAAGGTGGGCCGGGAGCAACTGGAATGGAAAGGATCCCCCCCACAAGAATCTCCCGACAAGGGAGGCACCTCCTATCGCAGACGATCCGACCAAGTTCGACCGGAACTGGATCTGCGGGGGCGGATGGTGGAGGAAGCGATTCCGGAGATCGACAAGTATCTGGATGATGCCCTGTTGACCGGTTTTGACCATGTCTCCCTGATTCACGGGAAAGGGACGGGTGCACTGCGGACCGGAGTTCGCAAGTTTCTGGATCAACATCCCCGCGTGAAATCCTATCGTTCCGGGGGTCAAGGGGAAGGCGGCCTCGGGGTGACGGTGGTTGAGCTCTCTTGA
- a CDS encoding NfeD family protein, producing the protein MNWIQEPWVAALMVFLAGMLLVTEFLVKARGLAGVAGVALLFLYAWAQAASLHTWSLGLLLVGLALVILDGKLIQDGTTAGIGVLMMLVGLVLPTGDFLTGSLVGIMWILGLMAGFLSLKVLPRREVWDKVVLKDSLTREQGYSSVNTRFLELIGREGETLTDLRPSGTISVDGERFSCTSGGAWVKKGTPVRVISVDGTRILVEPLQEDHAG; encoded by the coding sequence ATGAATTGGATACAGGAGCCCTGGGTGGCTGCCCTGATGGTTTTTCTGGCGGGGATGTTGCTGGTGACGGAGTTCTTGGTGAAAGCACGGGGGTTGGCCGGGGTGGCCGGAGTCGCCTTGCTGTTCTTGTATGCTTGGGCTCAGGCCGCGTCGTTGCATACCTGGTCCTTGGGTCTGTTGTTGGTCGGACTGGCGTTGGTGATCCTGGACGGAAAATTGATTCAGGATGGCACCACCGCCGGGATCGGGGTGTTGATGATGCTGGTCGGTTTGGTTCTCCCCACGGGAGATTTTTTGACCGGGAGCCTGGTGGGGATCATGTGGATTCTGGGTCTGATGGCCGGATTTCTCTCGCTGAAGGTGCTTCCCCGGCGGGAAGTGTGGGACAAGGTCGTACTGAAGGATTCCTTGACACGTGAACAGGGCTACAGTTCGGTCAATACCCGATTTCTGGAGCTGATCGGCCGGGAAGGGGAGACGCTGACGGACCTCAGGCCTTCCGGCACCATCTCGGTGGACGGAGAGCGTTTCAGTTGCACCAGTGGCGGTGCATGGGTCAAAAAGGGAACGCCGGTGCGGGTCATTTCCGTGGACGGAACCCGGATTCTGGTGGAACCTTTGCAAGAGGATCACGCCGGCTGA
- a CDS encoding MFS transporter, translating to MSSYQLIRSNPNFRLAWFGMFISRLGDGLYSVAIIWMTYQIAKSGLALGIVLGAFTFSTFISGILAGVVADRMNRRTLMMGSSLLCGVTVILIPLAFYWEILNLPLLAFLSFVLGAFTQFFEPVVKASVFNLVSKEELTQGNAALGTTESMGYLVGPPLGGILITWFSTEMVLVLNGITFILAALLISRIKTPLSNISKSTTPNKWTLDLKEGLQFIKENKSVRRLFLISILATIAYSPFFVNLPIFLDQGLTLSSEEQPTFLGILYSVLALGQFIGFWVVGYLPDNIRVNLTVGYLLQTIGFGLLSVLSNPFTIVVSVTIAGISFGLAAAPFYTAIQRLVPNRLHGRVFGVQSTLDGFLLPAGRTITGGALEYFSARSIFLFMGVLYFINAFLPNLISNSRSISHSTERLEKIRK from the coding sequence ATGTCCTCATACCAGTTGATTCGATCCAATCCCAACTTCCGATTGGCTTGGTTTGGTATGTTCATTTCGAGACTAGGAGATGGACTGTATTCGGTTGCAATTATATGGATGACATACCAGATAGCAAAATCGGGTTTGGCTTTGGGAATTGTGTTAGGGGCCTTTACCTTTTCAACTTTCATCTCTGGCATCCTAGCTGGAGTTGTGGCGGATCGAATGAATCGACGAACACTAATGATGGGTTCAAGTTTGTTGTGTGGAGTCACTGTGATCCTTATTCCTTTGGCATTTTATTGGGAAATTCTCAATCTACCTTTGTTAGCCTTCCTCTCCTTTGTTCTCGGAGCTTTTACCCAGTTCTTTGAACCCGTGGTGAAGGCATCTGTGTTCAATCTCGTCTCAAAAGAAGAATTGACTCAGGGAAATGCAGCGTTAGGAACTACTGAAAGTATGGGATATTTGGTCGGACCTCCTCTGGGTGGAATCCTGATCACATGGTTCAGTACTGAAATGGTTCTTGTTTTAAATGGAATCACTTTTATCCTGGCGGCCCTGTTGATCTCTAGAATCAAAACCCCCTTGAGTAATATATCCAAATCAACTACCCCAAACAAATGGACTTTGGATTTAAAAGAAGGATTACAGTTTATCAAAGAAAACAAATCCGTAAGGCGTCTATTCCTAATCTCAATCCTAGCTACAATCGCTTATTCACCTTTTTTCGTCAACCTTCCCATTTTTCTTGATCAAGGATTAACGTTATCTTCTGAAGAACAACCTACTTTTCTCGGAATCCTTTACTCGGTCCTAGCGTTAGGTCAATTCATTGGGTTTTGGGTTGTTGGATATTTACCGGATAATATCCGAGTGAATTTAACCGTTGGATATCTGTTACAAACCATTGGTTTTGGGTTGCTTTCTGTTCTAAGTAATCCCTTTACCATTGTGGTTTCGGTGACCATCGCCGGTATTTCCTTCGGTTTGGCAGCTGCTCCCTTCTACACTGCCATTCAACGTTTAGTTCCGAATCGATTGCATGGAAGAGTGTTTGGAGTTCAATCTACGTTGGACGGATTTTTATTACCGGCAGGACGAACCATAACCGGTGGTGCTCTAGAATATTTTAGTGCGCGATCTATTTTTCTCTTTATGGGAGTCCTGTATTTTATAAATGCGTTTTTACCAAACCTAATATCCAACAGCCGATCAATAAGCCATTCAACGGAAAGATTGGAAAAAATTAGAAAATAA
- a CDS encoding formylglycine-generating enzyme family protein, producing the protein MTILSKESHIDLYNQEIEALSLIEEKLEPQHLEKINVEELKHLLHVEILPILTEIRHPVVAEYIFGMAIAHPHAYVRHVLVNVVKEWLPYHSAVESIIKLTQDPDDIVSFKAMDIVAEEKIEQALQFVPRMIGKISERIHFPNKPVGLGAAKVLKTSIELFGTDDPEELRTIEMYFNQNEKLVDRLDVEVELPSELIEEFQRNQEEGMVLIPGGFFTFGLNADEVPDKTFGWTDACPARKVWLPPFFIDKYPVTNEKYDEFVEDVKKNGHRFCHPNEPEEKDHTRNTYWDSRFKLHHPATGIDFYDAYAYARWAGKELPTEYQWEKAARGTDGRIWPWGNEFKKDACNWSYQWSGKEPENLGEWRKEILRINEEYPQTLTRDTKQYDKEDYVSPYGVVGMVGNTWEWTRSDFSTGRAFLPSLANNENQRNKFATLKGGSFISAPGLMFPSFKTKDIPFCRHNEMGIRCVKNIPIHLLRKALGKPITNTAIY; encoded by the coding sequence TTGACTATACTGTCGAAAGAGTCCCATATAGATCTGTACAACCAGGAAATTGAAGCGTTGTCCTTGATTGAGGAGAAACTCGAGCCCCAACATCTCGAAAAAATCAACGTAGAAGAACTCAAGCACCTTCTTCATGTTGAAATCTTACCGATTTTAACCGAAATTCGTCATCCTGTTGTTGCGGAATATATTTTTGGGATGGCCATTGCTCACCCGCATGCCTATGTTCGTCATGTACTCGTGAATGTCGTCAAAGAGTGGCTGCCTTACCATTCGGCTGTTGAATCCATCATCAAACTAACCCAAGATCCGGATGATATCGTTTCGTTTAAGGCGATGGATATTGTAGCGGAGGAGAAGATCGAACAAGCACTCCAGTTCGTACCTCGGATGATTGGCAAGATTTCGGAGCGAATTCATTTTCCTAATAAGCCCGTTGGTCTTGGTGCGGCCAAAGTACTAAAAACTTCAATTGAGTTGTTTGGAACTGACGACCCAGAAGAACTGCGGACGATTGAAATGTACTTTAACCAAAATGAAAAGTTAGTTGATAGGTTGGATGTTGAAGTAGAATTGCCTTCGGAACTAATTGAAGAATTCCAAAGGAATCAGGAAGAGGGCATGGTATTAATTCCAGGTGGTTTTTTTACGTTCGGACTTAATGCTGATGAGGTTCCAGATAAAACCTTTGGTTGGACAGATGCTTGTCCTGCACGAAAAGTTTGGCTTCCCCCGTTCTTCATCGACAAATATCCAGTAACTAACGAAAAATATGATGAATTCGTCGAAGATGTGAAGAAAAATGGGCACCGTTTTTGTCACCCTAATGAACCAGAGGAGAAAGATCATACCCGAAACACCTATTGGGATTCGCGTTTTAAACTCCATCATCCAGCAACAGGAATTGATTTTTACGATGCGTATGCCTATGCCCGCTGGGCTGGAAAAGAACTCCCGACCGAATATCAGTGGGAAAAAGCCGCGAGAGGAACCGACGGACGTATCTGGCCTTGGGGGAATGAATTTAAGAAAGACGCATGTAACTGGTCCTATCAGTGGTCAGGTAAAGAACCCGAAAACTTAGGAGAATGGCGAAAAGAAATCTTGCGGATTAATGAAGAGTATCCCCAAACATTAACGCGGGACACAAAACAATATGACAAGGAAGATTACGTAAGTCCCTACGGTGTAGTTGGTATGGTTGGAAACACGTGGGAATGGACACGGAGTGACTTTTCGACCGGACGAGCGTTTTTACCCTCTCTAGCAAATAACGAGAACCAAAGGAACAAATTTGCGACCTTAAAAGGGGGTTCCTTTATCTCTGCCCCAGGTCTAATGTTTCCCTCTTTTAAAACAAAGGATATTCCGTTCTGTAGGCATAATGAAATGGGAATCCGTTGTGTAAAAAATATCCCGATACACCTTTTACGAAAAGCCCTCGGGAAACCCATTACCAATACAGCGATATATTAA
- the ytaF gene encoding sporulation membrane protein YtaF, with protein sequence MAWLLILGFALSSSIDNLGVGMSYGLRKIRIGILSNLFIAVICFLFSMGGILSGQWIANLLPGILPTLLATFVLFFIGIRIILLTRPRKNEGENSREGKEETGRIEGILKHPERADRDRSGEIGLGEAALLGMALSANALTNGLSAGLIGLSPVVISLTAAIGSFLTLWLGVAIGRKVTEIRIGSFTIGQFSTVLSGVIIILIAINALLEM encoded by the coding sequence ATGGCTTGGCTGCTCATCTTGGGATTTGCCCTTTCATCCAGTATTGATAACTTGGGAGTGGGTATGTCTTACGGCCTTCGCAAGATCCGGATCGGGATCCTCTCCAATCTCTTTATTGCCGTGATCTGTTTTCTGTTCAGCATGGGAGGGATTTTATCCGGACAATGGATCGCCAACCTCCTTCCGGGGATTCTCCCCACTTTGCTGGCGACCTTTGTCCTGTTCTTCATCGGCATCCGCATCATTTTGTTGACCAGACCCCGAAAAAACGAGGGTGAAAATTCCCGGGAAGGAAAAGAAGAGACCGGAAGGATTGAAGGGATTCTCAAACATCCGGAACGGGCCGATCGGGACCGATCAGGGGAAATCGGTCTGGGCGAGGCGGCGCTTTTGGGCATGGCCCTCTCGGCCAACGCCCTTACCAACGGTTTGAGTGCCGGACTGATCGGTCTGTCTCCTGTGGTCATTTCACTCACTGCAGCCATCGGCAGTTTCCTCACGCTTTGGTTGGGGGTGGCGATCGGGCGCAAGGTGACCGAGATTCGCATCGGCTCTTTCACCATCGGTCAATTCAGCACCGTATTGAGTGGTGTCATCATCATATTGATCGCGATCAATGCTCTGCTGGAGATGTGA
- a CDS encoding RsmF rRNA methyltransferase first C-terminal domain-containing protein translates to MNRLPEDYQKQMRELLEEEYPVFIRTYDDPPHRGLRINTLKLSVAEGRQRLPFRLEPVPWCDTGFFYDHDRDRPGKHVYHAAGLYYIQDPSAMAPVEALQPRPGEKILDLCAAPGGKTTQIAAHMKGKGILVANEISKERRKTLVENLERCGVPNALILGEDPRHLSTRFTGWFDRILIDAPCSGEGMFRKDPDTRERWSHRSTEAAAELQLSILEAAAPMLRPGGRLVYSTCTFNPRENEGVLQRFLHQHPHFTPGQVPQAAHYRPARPDWIDASPTLAKGARLWPHHLKGEGHFVAVLEKRDGEEGARHKPGKLPPVHGDAKRVFSEFLRETLLEDRFPGPFTLFGDHLYQVPADLPSLKGLIVERPGLHLGQAKRKHFAPSHALALSLTSGSVRRSISFTSEEDQLNQYLRGETIPTDGDQGWTLVTVDGFPLGWGKVSSGLLKNHYPKWLRRDLI, encoded by the coding sequence GTGAACCGACTTCCCGAAGATTATCAGAAACAGATGCGGGAGCTGCTGGAAGAGGAGTACCCGGTCTTCATCCGGACCTATGACGACCCGCCTCACCGGGGGCTTCGGATCAACACATTGAAACTGTCCGTGGCGGAAGGAAGACAGCGCCTTCCCTTCCGGCTGGAGCCTGTCCCCTGGTGCGATACCGGTTTTTTCTATGATCATGACCGGGACCGTCCCGGCAAGCATGTCTATCATGCCGCCGGGCTCTACTATATCCAGGACCCCAGTGCCATGGCCCCGGTGGAGGCACTCCAACCCCGGCCGGGGGAGAAAATTCTCGACCTCTGTGCCGCCCCCGGGGGCAAGACGACCCAGATTGCCGCCCACATGAAGGGAAAAGGCATTTTGGTCGCCAACGAGATCAGCAAAGAACGACGTAAAACCCTGGTGGAAAATCTGGAACGGTGTGGAGTACCCAACGCCCTCATCTTGGGGGAGGACCCCCGTCACCTCTCCACCCGCTTCACCGGCTGGTTTGACCGGATTTTGATCGATGCCCCCTGCTCCGGGGAAGGCATGTTCCGAAAGGATCCGGACACACGGGAGCGCTGGAGCCACCGTTCCACAGAAGCGGCCGCCGAACTGCAACTCTCCATCCTGGAGGCGGCGGCACCGATGCTCCGTCCCGGCGGCCGACTGGTCTATTCCACTTGCACCTTCAACCCACGGGAAAACGAGGGGGTACTCCAACGCTTTCTCCATCAACACCCCCACTTCACCCCGGGGCAGGTTCCCCAGGCCGCCCACTACCGGCCTGCCCGGCCCGATTGGATCGATGCTTCCCCCACTCTGGCCAAAGGGGCCCGTCTCTGGCCCCACCACTTGAAAGGGGAGGGTCACTTTGTGGCGGTGCTGGAGAAAAGGGACGGGGAAGAAGGAGCCCGCCACAAACCGGGAAAACTTCCTCCTGTACACGGCGATGCCAAAAGGGTTTTCAGTGAATTCCTGCGGGAGACGCTGCTCGAAGACAGATTCCCCGGTCCGTTCACTTTGTTCGGTGACCATCTTTACCAAGTCCCCGCCGATCTGCCTTCTCTCAAGGGCCTGATCGTGGAGCGGCCGGGACTTCATCTGGGGCAGGCCAAGCGAAAACACTTCGCCCCTTCTCATGCCCTCGCCTTGTCCCTCACCTCCGGTTCTGTGCGACGGAGCATCTCTTTCACGTCGGAGGAGGATCAGTTGAACCAATATCTGCGCGGGGAAACCATCCCCACCGACGGGGATCAGGGATGGACCCTGGTCACAGTGGACGGATTTCCTCTCGGTTGGGGCAAAGTCTCCAGCGGTCTGCTGAAAAACCACTACCCCAAGTGGCTGCGCCGGGATCTCATCTGA
- a CDS encoding SelT/SelW/SelH family protein has product MAUNYAPYAARVAEELFTEFRHRIADMTLIPSSGGIFEVTVDGEKIYSKKETGRHAEEGEVVRLLREKID; this is encoded by the coding sequence ATGGCTTGAAATTATGCCCCTTATGCTGCCCGTGTGGCAGAAGAACTGTTCACCGAGTTTCGTCACCGGATCGCCGACATGACCTTAATCCCATCCAGCGGCGGGATTTTTGAGGTGACCGTCGATGGAGAGAAGATCTATTCCAAAAAAGAGACGGGACGGCACGCGGAAGAAGGGGAGGTCGTCCGGTTGCTGAGAGAAAAGATCGACTGA